A stretch of the Argentina anserina chromosome 6, drPotAnse1.1, whole genome shotgun sequence genome encodes the following:
- the LOC126797829 gene encoding transcription factor DIVARICATA-like, with product MRFNTNTYIGTNMYRGIEVLSPASYIQNSNWLFQESKGTEWTAEENKKFENALALYDKDTPDRWQKVAYLIPGKTVGDVIKQYKELEEDVSDIEAGLIPIPGYSSNNSFTLEWVDDQGFDGLKQYYSVGDKRGSSTRPSEQERKKGVPWTEEEHRQFLMGLKKYGKGDWRNISRNFVTSRTPTQVASHAQKYYIRQLTGGKDKRRSSIHDITTNNLSDTKSGSLGSSQSTTNRSPSQDHDSSVVVQSQQQHPKVSNNTQQFDWKVSNEGPHMVFNSMNGSAILGPFFGISSHAPKLEEQDFFSGRSFHGSQFDHHNARFEMQYQ from the exons ATGCGTTTCAATACAAACACTTATATAGGAACCAACATGTACAGGGGAATTGAAGTTCTTTCTCCAGCCTCCTATATCCAGAACTCGAATTGGTTGTTTCAAGAAAGCAAAGGAACCGAGTGGACCGCTGAAGAGAACAAGAAATTTGAAAATGCTCTGGCTCTTTATGACAAGGACACCCCCGATCGATGGCAAAAGGTAGCTTATTTGATCCCTGGAAAGACCGTAGGCGATGTGATCAAGCAGTACAAGGAGTTGGAAGAAGATGTGAGTGATATTGAGGCTGGTCTTATCCCAATTCCTGGGTATTCCAGTAATAATTCTTTCACATTGGAGTGGGTTGACGATCAAGGCTTCGATGGATTGAAGCAATATTATAGTGTTGGTGACAAGAGAGGCTCGTCAACTCGGCCTTCTGagcaagaaaggaaaaaaggtGTACCATGGACTGAAGAAGAGCACAG GCAATTTCTGATGGGACTGAAAAAGTATGGTAAAGGTGACTGGAGAAATATATCTAGAAATTTTGTGACCAGTAGAACACCTACCCAAGTAGCAAGTCATGCACAAAAGTACTATATCAGGCAACTTACAGGAGGCAAAGACAAGAGGAGGTCTAGCATTCATGACATCACAACCAATAATCTGTCAGATACCAAATCTGGATCACTAGGGAGTAGTCAGAGTACTACTAATAGATCTCCTTCACAAGATCATGATTCTTCAGTTGTGGTTCAGTCACAACAGCAACATCCAAAGGTGAGTAACAATACTCAGCAATTTGACTGGAAAGTGTCGAATGAGGGTCCGCATATGGTCTTCAATTCAATGAATGGGAGTGCGATCCTTGGACCTTTCTTTGGAATTTCTTCTCATGCACCTAAGCTTGAGGAGCAAGATTTCTTCAGTGGCCGTTCCTTTCATGGATCTCAGTTTGATCATCACAATGCGCGTTTTGAGATGCAATATCAGTGA
- the LOC126800995 gene encoding laccase-4-like, whose product MASWIRVLLLLLPCLLPALVESRVRHYKFNVVQRNFTRLCSTKPIVTINGRFPGPTLYAREGDNVLVKVTNHVKYNVSIHWHGIRQLRTGWADGPAYITQCPIPQGQSYVYNFTITGQRGTLLWHAHILWLRSTVHGALVILPKRGVPYPFPTPHKEVPVVLAEWWKSDTEAVINEALKGGLAPNVSDAHTINGHPGVVAPNCTAQGGFKLSVESGKTYLLRIINAALNDELFFKIAGHKLTVVEVDATYVKPFKTDTIVIAPGQTTNALITANQNSGKYLVAASPFLDTPGVAFDNLTATATVHYSGTLSSSPLTVTSPPPQNATQVANSFIDSLRSLNTKTFPAKVPLKIDQNLYFTVGLGINPCPSCKAGNGSRAVASINNVTFVMPTTALLQAHYFNKSGVFTTDFPANPPNAFNFSGGLPANSSLATTTGTKVYRLAYNETVQLVLQDTGVLAPENHPVHLHGFNFFAIGKGLGNYNPKKDPKNFNLVDPVERNTIGVPSGGWVAIRFRADNPGVWFMHCHLEVHTSWGLKMAFLVDNGKGPNQSVLPPPKDLPTC is encoded by the exons ATGGCGTCGTGGATTCGAGTTCTTCTACTTCTCCTGCCTTGCCTTCTTCCGGCTTTGGTTGAGAGCAGGGTTCGACACTACAAGTTTAAT GTGGTGCAGAGAAACTTTACCAGACTATGCTCCACCAAGCCGATTGTAACTATCAACGGTCGTTTCCCAGGGCCAACTCTCTATGCCAGGGAAGGCGACAACGTCCTTGTCAAAGTCACCAACCATGTCAAGTACAACGTTTCCATTCATTG GCATGGCATCCGGCAACTCCGGACCGGTTGGGCAGATGGACCAGCATACATCACACAGTGCCCTATTCCTCAAGGCCAAAGCTACGTATACAACTTCACCATCACTGGCCAAAGAGGCACACTTCTCTGGCATGCACATATTCTCTGGCTAAGATCCACAGTCCATGGTGCTCTTGTCATTTTGCCCAAGCGTGGTGTGCCTTATCCTTTCCCAACACCCCACAAGGAAGTTCCTGTTGTATTAG CTGAATGGTGGAAATCAGATACTGAAGCAGTGATCAATGAAGCTCTCAAAGGAGGTTTAGCACCTAACGTTTCAGATGCTCACACCATCAACGGCCATCCAGGCGTGGTAGCTCCAAATTGTACCGCACAGG GCGGCTTCAAGTTGTCTGTGGAAAGCGGCAAGACCTACTTGCTCCGTATCATCAATGCTGCTCTCAATGATGAGCTCTTCTTCAAAATTGCCGGACATAAGTTGACTGTAGTGGAAGTCGATGCCACCTACGTAAAGCCCTTCAAAACTGACACCATAGTGATTGCCCCAGGACAAACCACGAATGCTCTTATCACTGCGAACCAAAACTCCGGCAAGTACTTGGTTGCCGCTTCCCCGTTCTTGGACACTCCCGGCGTTGCCTTTGACAACTTGACGGCCACTGCCACTGTGCACTATTCGGGCACACTTTCTAGCTCACCCTTAACTGTCACAAGCCCACCTCCTCAGAATGCTACCCAAGTTGCCAACAGTTTTATCGACTCTCTCAGAAGCCTTAATACAAAGACATTTCCGGCCAAAGTGCCCTTAAAGATTGATCAGAACCTTTACTTCACAGTTGGGTTAGGGATTAACCCATGTCCTAGCTGCAAAGCCGGTAACGGAAGCCGTGCGGTGGCCAGTATTAACAATGTCACATTTGTTATGCCAACCACAGCTCTGCTTCAAGCACACTATTTCAACAAAAGTGGGGTTTTCACCACTGATTTTCCGGCTAACCCACCAAATGCTTTCAACTTTTCTGGTGGTCTACCAGCAAATTCTAGTCTGGCGACTACAACTGGGACAAAAGTTTATAGGTTGGCTTATAACGAGACTGTTCAACTTGTTCTGCAAGACACTGGAGTCCTAGCCCCTGAAAACCACCCAGTACATCTGCATGGGTTCAATTTCTTTGCGATTGGAAAGGGACTTGGCAATTACAACCCCAAGAAGGATCCTAAGAACTTCAATCTTGTTGATCCTGTTGAAAGGAACACAATTGGTGTTCCATCTGGTGGTTGGGTAGCCATCCGATTTAGGGCAGATAATCCTG gtgtttgGTTTATGCACTGCCATTTGGAAGTGCACACATCATGGGGGCTTAAGATGGCATTTTTGGTGGACAATGGCAAAGGCCCTAATCAATCAGTTCTACCTCCTCCAAAGGATCTCCCAACCTGCTAA